DNA sequence from the Bacillus sp. 2205SS5-2 genome:
GTGTAAATAGGCTAACCGTTTTGCAACGAACGTTTTTCCTACACCAGGAGGTCCCTGAAGGATAATGTTTTTCTTATATTCTAGGGATTCTATGGCATCCTCAATTTTCTCTAAGTCCATAAAAACTTCTGCTTTAATATGGTCTACTGTGTATGGTTTTGCTTCCAGCTTTTCGTCGTCCTTTGTTTCATATGCAGCAGTAGGCTCTCTTACTTCTATCCTATTTAAGATGGTTGTAAGGAAATCTTCATAATCAGTAATATCCGTTAGCGTTTTCATATTAAGAGGTAAATCCGATACGTCCCAATCTCCCTCACGTTGCCATTCAACTTCCCGATAGGAGTGGTGGTCGCCGTTTTCAGGATTATACAGATAAGGTGAGGCAATTTCTCCCATTGCAATGAGTTTGTTCATCCCCTGTTTGATTAGAACAATATCTCCCTCATTCATTTCTCGGACAAATTGTTCATTTGCCAAAGCATCATTGGTTGGAGTATGTTCGATGTTATAGATTTCTCTTAACTTCTCCGTGATCTCTCTTTTATCCTTATATTTCCGCAGGTCACCAAGTTTTCTCCAGCCAATGGATATCCGATTTTCCTTTTTGAAATCTTCCCAGTACTTATTCTTTTCACCTGCCGCTAGTAACCAATAGCGTACCCCGACCTCTTCCTCTTCTAAGTCCACCTTCATCTTGCTTTTTTCGAATACGAAACTAAAAAACTGATCCACTTCATAGTTAATCGGAAGGTCCGTTTGTCGCCCTACAATCATTTCATACTTATTAGCAATCTCATGATCTCTCAAAGCAAATTGGAACTTCAAAGCCTTCTGTGAAAAAGAATCTCCACGCTTATACTGAGGATCAATCCCTATCACATTTTCTACAGCAACTCTGTCCCTTTGATTATAAAAACAAAACTCCTCAGGGAAAATATTCCCCACAATCTCAGAAAGAGCATTCGCCCCGATTCCAAACAGCTTATAATCAGGATGATGCAAAAATCGATTCATTCTTATATCAATAGGATCCTGTCCATGGACAAGATAATGAAAACTTTCACGGTACTTCTCCAAAGGAGCATTTAATTTACCAAGTGCACGGCTGCGAGCAATGGCCATACGAAAAGCATTTACATGGTCCCCAATCTTTTGGAAATCCTCCCACTCCATACCTCTGATGAAATCAGGATTTCGATACTGTTGAAAGTAGTCATATGCTTTGGTTATGTATTCAACCTCAGTTAAAAAGTCCGTTGCTTTTTGTTTATAATAATGCAGGTAACGTTCTACGGTGTTCATTTCCGCTTTCTCATCTAACCCTTTCCGATGATCCCAAAAGTATTTGAGATAAGTATATTCATCTTCCGTCAGTTTATAATTTGTACTTTGAGGTGCACGTATGATTAAGAGTTGGCTCGTTTCCGGAACCTCTTTCAGCTTATATCTTGGAAGCATCCCTTCCTCTTGAGTTAACTTGCACTCCTGTACACGTAACTCAACGGAAGGAGCTTCATTTTCCCCAATCGAAGGTTCTGAAATGATCTCTGCAAGGGCAATAATACCCCCACTGTTCTTCTCTTCTCCGTCCGATCTCCAAATGAATACTTGATCACCAATTTTTACATCTTGCGCGTGTTGCTTTTGCCTTATATTCCAATCAATGACCTTCCCTTCCTTCACATAATTATTAAAATCGTGAAGATGTGGGTATTTCTCATTATCTATCGTAAACCGCTGTGGGTTTCCTTGAAAAATCCAGTGTGACATGTTGATTCCTCCTTGTGTTTATCTATGTTAGTCCATTCGACAAAAAGCGAGCATTTCCCTGCATAGGAGGGAAATGCTCGCTTTATAACATCATTGTACCTGGTTGTAGTGATAGGCATCACGTTGTCAAAAGCTTCTAGAATTAATCCTTATACGAAGAATACCAACCCGGCATATAATTTGTAGACTTACTCTTGTTTTGAGTATAGTTAAACTTTATACCCATCTTATCAAATTCTTCTTTTAAAGTACCCATCTCTTCTCCACACACTACTTACAGGTTACCACCTTTTTCTCGTAGATCGATCACTTTTAACTTTCTCTGTTTTAAATAATTCAGTAAAGAGAAATTTGAAGGTTGATGGTCATTTTCAGTGATTTCACTATCCTCTTCAAACAATGCAATCTGCTCAAAAGACCCTTTAGATAGCCCAGTATATCCAGACAAGTCTAACCCTTTTTGCCCATTAAGAGAATTTACATATTGGTTTATTCTTTCATTTTCTCTGGTGACAGGAGTAGGTCGAGCCTTCTAGTATACTCGTTCAATTTTAGGTCTATTTTCTTTTAGAGTCTGTTGCTCCTCAGAATTTTCTATGAGGTTAGGCTCAATACCTAACTCCTCTAACTTCTCCCATAGACTTTCCAATGAAGCCACTCGATCATAATAGAATTGTCTTCCCCTAACTCTCCAAAACTTCCATCCTGCTCGTTCCAGGTCATATTGACGTTGCAAGTCTTCTTCCCATTTTTCAGGTCCGTGCCACCTTTCACCATCACACTCAATGGCCAGGCGGTCTCTGATTCCTTCAATGACAAAGTCAATTCGATATTTACCTACCTTAACTTGAGGTTGAATTTTATATCCTTAGGCAACGATCATACGCATGACATCAATTTCAAATGGAGAATCACATTTCTCTTCTAAGTTCTCTACAATATCCTCTATTTTCATCCCTTTACAACCGTATCTCTTCTTAAAATGAAGATTTTCCAGTAATTATTAGCTTTAAGAGAAAAATTATCCCTGCAATCAGGAAAAAAGGGGCTCAAATAGGTAGATATCACCGACTTTTCAGTTTTTATCACCAACTTCTCTAGATTTATCGCCGACTTTACAGATATACCACCAACTCATCCATTTACAATCGTTTTTCCCTTCACTATTTTTCCACAAAATCATTCTTCCTGAAAATGGATAATCAACACCCCTAGTTTAATACATTATTAATTATTGAATTATAAGCTATCTATACTACTTCTAGGCTCAGGACAAATGAACCTCTGACCATTTAAATGCATAAAAAAAAGTGAACCAGCGCCCTCGTTCTCCAATAAACTATGTTAATTACCAGGAAGGTTACCCTTTATTAAGAAACCCCACAATTTTCATTTCAAAAACCAAAAAATGTATTTATGTTTCTTTAATTTTCCGATATAACGCTAGATATTGAGCTGGTTAGTTATTTCCATCATCATTGAAAATCTCTTAGAAAGCTGTGATTAAACAATTTCATACAAAAATTTCAGCATCCAACAGCAAGCACGACACCAGAGGTCGTAATTAAAACTCAAAAAGTTTCTCGTTTCGAAGCTGACCAATCAATCCTTCAACAAATTATTGATTCTCCTTATCCTGAAGGCGAACATCTTGGAAATATATTTTTTGCACAGGAACATATGAATGGTACGTTTAAAATTGGCAAAACAAAACATATAGAAAAAAGAATGAATCTACTCATTGTGAAGCTTCCGTTCGAACATCCATTGATCTTCTTAATAAAATCGGGTAATCACACTCAGACAGAAGTTGTGTTTCATAAACATTTTGCCAATAAGAGATTACAGGGAGAATGGTCTAATTTATCTAGTGAAGATCTTCAATGGGTTAAAAAAGGGATCTATACGGATTCTATTGAAGCTACCATTAACCCTAAAATTATGATGAAATCTGAATGCCGGCAAAACAACTAGCATTTGTTAAAACATTGATTCAGAAACTCGAAAGTACTCATGAACTTCAAATTAATTATGCTGATTTACCTCAGGAGGATTTAAACCGTCTATCAATATACTTTAACCTGAATTATTCATACTTCCTTGCTAAACTAAATATGTAACCCAAAAGGTCTTCTTTTCAATATGATTGGAAAAAGGATAGGTGTTTTCTCTTCTTTTGATGTGATTTTCTCTGATCTAGTTGGAATTAGTCGGATTTTGGGCAGACGTCCCCCTTGGTTCAATCTAGAATTTTATGCTTTGAATTCGCCGAAGTACGTTCCAAAAGAATTTCTGGTACACAAAACTGGAAGATAATTTAAAATAAAGGGACCTTCCTGATTTAACTAGTTTGCTAGCGACTTTAATCATTTTTGTGTGGATAGTTTCAATTTGCATGCTCTTTTTTTCTTCTGGAAAACAAAGGGTTCGCAACCAATTCGTTAGGTTANNNNNNNNNNAACGCCAAGGTCGGGACATACTCAACACGCTTTTTCTTAGGCAAAAGATGCATTAAGCTGAGTTTAGATTACGTTTGGATGTTTTTTATCGGATATCCTTGGGTGAGAAGGCAGCTACTAGATTGGTCACAATGAAGGAATGATTAAAAAACAGTTCACCTTTAGGACGAACGGATTTTATGATTACTTTTCTAGGTTTTGTCCAAGATGCTGCCTGATACATCGTTTCTTCATAAAAACATTCCGTCTCCATTGCATTAGAAGGGCTTGTAGATGGGTGGAGTTCATTGGCTATTTTTTGTAGGTTTGCATTAGATTTGAGTCGAATTACGTAGAAAACGGATTCTTTTTCGCACAACTCATACAGGGCTGGAACCGCAAATCCACTATCCCCACGAAGAAATGGTGTCGTCTCTGGGAACTTTTCGTTGTAATGTTCAATAAGAGGTTGGATAAATTCCACAACTCCATTAGAAGTATAAACATTACCTGGTCTTAGCTTGGCTTTCAAAAAATCGCCAGTACCCCCATCAAAAGCGACTAATGGATGGAAACCAATCGTCCCATAGTGAGCATTGTAAGCTGAAGACTCTTGATTTCCATAGGTATCGGAATGAGTAGAATCCAAATCAATTAGGAGTGATTTGGACTCTCGGAATCGATGAATTTTGTCAAGAAGCTCTTGGTTCTCTTGATTTAATTGTTCGGTGGATTTGGCATCAAAACGCCTGAAAAAACGAGACAAGCTAGGTTGAGAAGCCAAAGCATCTGTACCAATGATTTGTGTAAAAACAGGATCGGTCGTCAAGTGATCCGCAGCGTCATCTTGAAAATATCCTGCGATCAATTGATACATCTTTTGACGAAGCAACTGTTCATTCGAATGGACATAGTATCTTCTGTTGTCCTTTAGTTTTAGATGGTGAGCCACTGTTTTGGAGAAGCCTATTTTTTCATCAAATTCTCTTATAAGAAGTTCACCAGTGTCCGAGGAAAGAGAACCTCCTTGATCAGAGAGTTTAATCCGAGGGTTGAAATTAAGCGATATTTGGGGTAAAGTAGCCATGAAAAGAATCCTTTCTGTTGGTTATTTGGTCGTACTTATACCCTATCAGAAACGGATTCTTTTTTCATTTATTTCATGCATGTATGATCTAAAAGAAAGCCTGTTAGATATGCGTTTGTAGCTATTATTAAAAATTCTATGAATAATTCAGGTTTAAATTTAAGAATCAAGGTGCCATGAATAATTTGATCAAAAATGGTGTATTTAGAGAAATTCATTGATCCTTATCATGTCTGGGACAAAGTTCCTGTCCCATATGGTGGAGAGAACGAGGAAAGTCATGGTATGAAAAATCGGAATAGCATTTTTTCATCAGAAGTGTAAAAAGGAAACAAGCAAAAAGTGTAAATCAGACTCGTCGACACATGGTCCTCCTTTCTGCTGGAAATGAACATACAAATAAACCCGTCAAGCCAATTAATCTGACTCAACAGGTTATTACAATTTATTTTGCTTCAGCTAGTTCTATTTATTCTTTTCAAAACACCAAGCATCTCGATACATAGCGACAATATCATTCTTAACTGTCCAGCCTAGTTCTCGTTCAGCTTTAAAAGCACCATCCTAGCAAAAGGCTCTTTTCGTATACTTTGTAGCTATTTCATCTGATTTTTGAGTAAATCCTCCATTTCAATGTTGAGTTACATCAAAAATTATAAATAGAAATGAGTATCCCTTTTACTCAGAATGACTTTTTCAATTACAGAATTTTAAATTAAAAATCAGACTAAAACCACTGTTTTTTGGATAGTTTTTTTA
Encoded proteins:
- a CDS encoding AAA family ATPase is translated as MSHWIFQGNPQRFTIDNEKYPHLHDFNNYVKEGKVIDWNIRQKQHAQDVKIGDQVFIWRSDGEEKNSGGIIALAEIISEPSIGENEAPSVELRVQECKLTQEEGMLPRYKLKEVPETSQLLIIRAPQSTNYKLTEDEYTYLKYFWDHRKGLDEKAEMNTVERYLHYYKQKATDFLTEVEYITKAYDYFQQYRNPDFIRGMEWEDFQKIGDHVNAFRMAIARSRALGKLNAPLEKYRESFHYLVHGQDPIDIRMNRFLHHPDYKLFGIGANALSEIVGNIFPEEFCFYNQRDRVAVENVIGIDPQYKRGDSFSQKALKFQFALRDHEIANKYEMIVGRQTDLPINYEVDQFFSFVFEKSKMKVDLEEEEVGVRYWLLAAGEKNKYWEDFKKENRISIGWRKLGDLRKYKDKREITEKLREIYNIEHTPTNDALANEQFVREMNEGDIVLIKQGMNKLIAMGEIASPYLYNPENGDHHSYREVEWQREGDWDVSDLPLNMKTLTDITDYEDFLTTILNRIEVREPTAAYETKDDEKLEAKPYTVDHIKAEVFMDLEKIEDAIESLEYKKNIILQGPPGVGKTFVAKRLAYLHMQKRQPENIEMVQFHQSYSYEEFIRGFKPNEEGHFSLQDGLFYSFCEKAKKQPEENFYFIIDEINRGNLSKIFGEVMMLIEADKRGADYSIKLAYSKGDKTFSIPENVFVIATMNTADRSLALVDYALRRRFAFIELIPGFHTPAFEEHLKTRGISKGFVDNIKTFMQEVNSEISSDVVNLGKGFEIGHSYFSPGIKIEDEQAWYERIIRLEIRPLLAEYWFDQEDKVDDLIRKS
- a CDS encoding DUF559 domain-containing protein, producing the protein MQPQVKVGKYRIDFVIEGIRDRLAIECDGERWHGPEKWEEDLQRQYDLERAGWKFWRVRGRQFYYDRVASLESLWEKLEELGIEPNLIENSEEQQTLKENRPKIERVY
- a CDS encoding GIY-YIG nuclease family protein produces the protein MNGTFKIGKTKHIEKRMNLLIVKLPFEHPLIFLIKSGNHTQTEVVFHKHFANKRLQGEWSNLSSEDLQWVKKGIYTDSIEATINPKIMMKSECRQNN
- a CDS encoding transposase — translated: NLTNWLRTLCFPEEKKSMQIETIHTKMIKVASKLVKSGRSLYFKLSSSFVYQKFFWNVLRRIQSIKF